Proteins found in one Aneurinibacillus uraniidurans genomic segment:
- the rimO gene encoding 30S ribosomal protein S12 methylthiotransferase RimO, translating to MDRFVRGRRKYTVEKTAAEKVAIITLGCEKNLVDSDIMSQLIDERGYVLVEDPKEADVVIVNTCGFIDAAKEESVNTILDVADLKESGNLKSLIVAGCLTQRYKEVLMNEMPEIDGIVGTGDFDKITRIIEESLEGKKPVFVGNPAFSYENAARRKVEAGTYSAYLKIAEGCDNKCTFCIIPQLRGAFRSRTIESIVAEAKELAAQGIKEVNLIAQDSTNYGFDLYGERVLHKLLREVSEVEGIEWIRLHYAYPGYFTDELIEEFASNPKVCKYIDMPLQHSEDAVLKRMLRPGRQRDIRELVAKIRKAVPDVALRTSIIVGFPGETEEEFENLKAFLHDIQFDRLGVFTYSQEEGTAAAKLPDQVPADIIERRANELMEVQREIAAERNGRFVGKTVPVLIESYDGKNDVYVGRSQFDASEIDGEVFVTGYTGELGQIVAVRITHSYDFDLAGEVV from the coding sequence ATGGACAGGTTTGTCCGTGGACGGAGGAAATACACAGTGGAAAAAACAGCAGCAGAAAAAGTCGCGATTATCACCCTAGGGTGTGAAAAAAACCTGGTCGACTCTGATATTATGTCACAGCTGATCGATGAGCGCGGCTATGTTCTCGTCGAGGACCCCAAGGAAGCCGATGTTGTCATCGTTAACACATGTGGCTTCATTGATGCCGCGAAAGAGGAATCTGTCAATACGATTCTCGATGTAGCAGATCTGAAAGAAAGTGGAAATCTTAAATCTCTCATTGTAGCCGGGTGTTTAACCCAGCGCTATAAAGAAGTATTGATGAATGAAATGCCGGAAATCGACGGTATCGTCGGCACTGGCGATTTTGATAAAATTACACGTATTATTGAAGAGTCTCTCGAAGGCAAGAAGCCGGTATTTGTCGGAAACCCGGCCTTTTCTTACGAAAATGCAGCCCGTCGCAAAGTTGAGGCTGGTACGTATTCGGCTTATCTCAAAATTGCCGAAGGGTGCGACAACAAATGCACATTCTGTATCATTCCGCAGTTGCGTGGCGCATTCCGCAGCCGCACGATTGAATCTATTGTAGCAGAAGCGAAGGAATTGGCAGCACAGGGTATTAAAGAAGTAAACTTGATTGCCCAGGATTCTACGAACTATGGATTTGACCTGTATGGTGAACGCGTGCTGCACAAGCTCTTGCGTGAAGTATCAGAAGTGGAAGGGATTGAATGGATTCGTCTGCATTACGCTTATCCGGGATATTTCACGGACGAGCTGATTGAAGAATTTGCTTCCAATCCGAAAGTTTGTAAGTATATTGATATGCCGCTTCAGCATAGCGAAGATGCGGTATTGAAACGTATGCTCCGTCCAGGGCGTCAACGTGATATTCGTGAATTGGTCGCTAAAATTCGGAAAGCTGTTCCAGATGTGGCGCTTCGTACGTCTATTATTGTTGGTTTTCCGGGCGAGACCGAGGAAGAGTTCGAGAATCTTAAAGCGTTCTTGCATGACATTCAGTTCGATCGCTTAGGCGTATTCACGTACTCCCAGGAAGAAGGCACGGCAGCAGCAAAGCTTCCAGATCAAGTTCCAGCAGACATAATCGAACGTCGTGCGAATGAACTGATGGAAGTACAACGTGAAATTGCGGCAGAGCGCAATGGTCGTTTTGTTGGTAAAACCGTTCCGGTGCTTATCGAAAGCTACGATGGCAAGAACGATGTATATGTGGGGCGTTCCCAGTTTGATGCAAGTGAAATTGATGGAGAAGTGTTTGTAACGGGCTATACAGGTGAGCTCGGCCAGATCGTTGCGGTTCGTATTACGCACTCGTACGATTTTGATCTGGCGGGGGAGGTTGTGTAG
- a CDS encoding competence/damage-inducible protein A: protein MKAEIIAVGTELLLGQIANTNAQFLSQKLAEVGVGMYYHTVVGDNAARLYSVIEQALERSDVLLFSGGLGPTKDDLTKETVARVVGRPLVEDAGAMARIEKYFERRGIPMTENNRKQALVVEGSHVLPNDHGMAPGMAIEYDNKLIIMLPGPPRELYPMFTEYGLPHILSCMNENVVVHSKVLRFFGIGESALEEELMDLIDSQTNPTIAPLAADAEVTIRLTARAADVAEAVRMIENVEEQIEKRVGSYIYGYNSDSLASVLVQLAANRGETVAFAESVTGGLVSQMVTSVPGSSAALRGSIVCYTNQVKHDLLGVPNEVLASEGAVSAEAARIMADEVRVRLGSTYGVSITGEAGPVAGENKPIGLVYIGVSSADGTRVMNVQLSGTRAGIQIRAAKHALFATLERIKKGGC from the coding sequence ATGAAAGCGGAAATTATCGCGGTGGGGACAGAGCTTTTGCTTGGACAGATTGCCAATACAAATGCCCAGTTTTTATCGCAAAAGCTGGCGGAAGTTGGCGTTGGCATGTATTATCATACGGTTGTGGGCGATAATGCTGCGCGGCTGTACAGCGTAATTGAGCAGGCGCTTGAACGATCTGATGTACTTTTATTTTCCGGGGGACTTGGTCCAACAAAAGATGATCTTACGAAAGAAACGGTGGCGCGTGTTGTTGGCCGCCCGCTGGTAGAAGATGCGGGGGCTATGGCGCGAATTGAGAAGTATTTTGAGCGACGCGGCATTCCGATGACAGAGAACAATCGCAAGCAGGCGCTCGTTGTGGAAGGAAGCCACGTGTTACCAAACGATCACGGTATGGCACCAGGCATGGCAATTGAGTACGATAACAAGTTGATTATCATGCTGCCGGGACCACCGCGCGAGCTGTATCCGATGTTTACCGAGTATGGGTTGCCGCATATTCTCTCCTGCATGAATGAGAATGTCGTCGTTCATTCGAAGGTACTTCGCTTCTTTGGAATCGGGGAATCCGCTCTCGAAGAGGAATTGATGGATCTGATTGACAGCCAGACGAATCCGACCATTGCGCCGCTTGCTGCAGATGCGGAAGTAACCATTCGCCTGACAGCCCGGGCTGCAGATGTAGCAGAAGCAGTTCGGATGATTGAGAACGTGGAAGAACAGATTGAGAAGCGGGTCGGCTCATATATTTATGGGTATAATAGCGATTCGCTTGCGTCTGTGCTTGTACAGCTTGCCGCAAACCGTGGAGAAACGGTAGCATTCGCTGAAAGTGTAACCGGAGGACTTGTCAGTCAGATGGTCACATCCGTACCGGGCAGCTCGGCTGCATTGCGTGGGAGTATCGTCTGTTATACGAATCAAGTGAAGCATGATTTGCTTGGCGTACCGAATGAGGTGCTTGCTTCCGAAGGTGCAGTTAGTGCAGAAGCAGCTCGCATTATGGCAGATGAGGTGCGCGTACGTTTGGGCAGTACATATGGAGTTTCTATTACAGGTGAAGCAGGACCTGTTGCGGGAGAAAATAAACCGATCGGGCTCGTATACATTGGTGTAAGCAGTGCAGATGGCACACGCGTAATGAACGTACAGCTGTCTGGCACACGAGCGGGCATTCAAATACGTGCGGCTAAACATGCTTTGTTTGCGACGCTTGAGCGAATAAAAAAGGGTGGTTGTTAA
- a CDS encoding helix-turn-helix domain-containing protein, with protein sequence MSELTQALQKARQDKGMSLTDIQEITKIQRRYLEAIEAGNFDVLPGHFYARAFIKNYAEAVGLDSEQLLSEYGSELPSPPKVEEAPTPLRQSRQPRKEGSDGSGKWMSRVLLYLFVILVLVVIGGAIKWLNGQNAAPQAPTQKTQPSTPAADKSKMPVPPPEKVAVPKPATPAPAPQPAADGKLTPAPKTGSTINYDLTGAQTVKVKVTVKTGAHWMSVGNENGMLDQATLNEGESRDFEVKEGSEVRLSIVRARDVDVLVNGQPVDTSGARKSGSQKIKIVRK encoded by the coding sequence GTGTCTGAGCTCACACAGGCATTACAGAAAGCCAGACAGGATAAAGGAATGTCGCTTACCGACATTCAAGAGATAACGAAAATTCAGCGCCGTTATCTCGAGGCGATTGAGGCCGGGAACTTTGATGTGCTCCCGGGACATTTTTATGCCCGTGCGTTTATTAAAAATTATGCTGAAGCAGTTGGGCTTGATTCGGAGCAGCTTCTTTCTGAGTACGGTTCTGAGCTGCCAAGCCCGCCTAAGGTGGAAGAGGCGCCAACTCCGCTGCGTCAGTCGCGTCAGCCACGTAAGGAAGGCAGCGATGGCAGTGGTAAATGGATGTCGCGTGTTTTGCTGTATTTATTCGTGATTCTCGTGCTTGTAGTCATTGGGGGGGCGATCAAATGGCTGAATGGACAAAATGCTGCGCCGCAAGCGCCAACTCAGAAGACACAGCCAAGTACGCCGGCCGCTGATAAAAGCAAGATGCCAGTACCGCCACCGGAGAAAGTAGCCGTACCGAAACCAGCGACACCGGCACCAGCTCCACAGCCGGCTGCAGATGGCAAACTGACGCCAGCTCCGAAAACAGGTTCTACGATCAATTACGATCTAACAGGAGCACAGACGGTTAAAGTGAAGGTCACTGTAAAAACAGGAGCGCACTGGATGTCGGTAGGCAATGAGAACGGTATGCTTGATCAAGCTACTTTAAACGAAGGAGAAAGCCGGGATTTCGAAGTGAAAGAGGGAAGCGAAGTACGGCTTAGCATCGTTCGTGCTCGTGATGTAGATGTGCTTGTGAACGGTCAGCCTGTTGACACATCAGGGGCGCGTAAGAGCGGCTCGCAAAAGATTAAGATTGTACGGAAGTAG
- the pgsA gene encoding CDP-diacylglycerol--glycerol-3-phosphate 3-phosphatidyltransferase, with protein sequence MNLANRITLVRIFLVPVVMLFLLVRFEHLGGIKVGTVYISYSEFIAALIFIVAAITDGLDGYIARSRKMVTNLGKFLDPLADKLLISAVLISLVELQRLDAWVAVVIISREFAVTGLRLVAAAEGLVISASKLGKWKTVFQIIAVASLILQNFPFEALHIPFATIMVWLAVIMTIVSGVEYFVKNKQVIPLA encoded by the coding sequence GTGAACCTCGCAAACCGGATTACACTCGTACGCATTTTTCTTGTTCCGGTCGTTATGCTGTTTTTGCTTGTACGGTTTGAGCATTTAGGTGGCATTAAAGTAGGAACCGTGTATATTTCATATAGCGAGTTCATTGCCGCGCTCATTTTCATCGTAGCAGCCATTACAGATGGGCTTGACGGTTACATTGCCCGTTCTCGCAAGATGGTGACGAATCTCGGCAAGTTCCTAGACCCATTAGCAGATAAATTGCTCATCTCGGCTGTGTTGATCTCGCTTGTTGAATTACAGCGGCTTGATGCGTGGGTGGCGGTTGTCATCATCAGCCGCGAGTTTGCGGTAACGGGCTTGCGGCTTGTGGCAGCGGCTGAAGGGCTCGTCATTTCAGCTAGTAAGCTTGGTAAGTGGAAGACGGTGTTCCAAATTATTGCCGTAGCTTCGTTGATCTTGCAGAACTTCCCGTTTGAAGCCTTGCACATTCCGTTTGCGACCATTATGGTCTGGCTGGCGGTAATCATGACGATTGTATCCGGCGTTGAATATTTTGTAAAAAATAAACAGGTCATCCCGCTCGCGTAG